One window of the Amycolatopsis mediterranei genome contains the following:
- a CDS encoding amidohydrolase family protein: MAPEGLSRRELLVRGGAAAAALTVAGAGVAEAEPDLQPDGGRAGVVLREGTNLSAALSPDGRWIAVDLVTGIWVLPAGGGRARRLTDDLQDATLPTWSPDGRRLVFQSYRDGNFHLYVIDAAGGTPRKLTEGRFDHREPVFSPDGTKLAFSSDRDGSYGIHLLDLASGAISTVVSTPDEEASPRWSADGTKIVFTVNDTAIDVVTLATGARTRLVTATGADKLYGPAFGPGGQPSYLRLRGAEADLMLGDEQLTKGEDVFGFAANWSGSAVLYTADGHIRWREQSGAVKDIPFEAGVSTAPRDYRRRVRDLDSPAPKPVRGIASPVVSRDGKRIAFRALNAIYVVAAGGGRPQRLIGDGYFNSDPDFHPDGTKLLYTSDRLGTADLWLHDLGTGTDTVLTQLAGAQVAPRWSPDGGRVAYADQDGATWIHDVASNSAQQVTPPLFMPGRPTWSPDGSVLALAAVKPYSKRYREGTSQILTVDLKTHELRYAEPMPFRSFATRGDDGPLWSPDGRYLAFTVESVAWIAPVDGTGRLIGAPRQVTHDVTDSLAWQGNDTLVYLSKGRLKAQKIAGGEPRTIRLDFTWARPRPPRPTVIHVGAAWDGVARTLRRNVDIVVDGGRIADVRPHRAAPGTVDAHDLTAMPGLVDIHNHWHLRGRQWGDRQGRLWLSYGITTTRSPGDPVYQMLETREALESGNRVGPRYFGTGEAIDGSRIYYNFMRPTLSPEQLNLELSRAVELEYDMIKTYVRLPVASQQAVVRAAHGAGIPLSSHYLYPAANIGMDAMEHTGATNRLGYSHTVSRIGRSYQDAVSLFVRSGMSITPTLFTSRALYADDKSLVTDERTEVLFPPWEYQLLKTTADTAGNPENAYLRQALAGNVDMVLRIHRAGGFVVTGTDSPLDNVAVSTHQNLRAMVAFGFTPYEALTTATRNPARWLGLEDRIGVLKPGAYADLSLVSGNPLQDIKAAANVRSVLVGGVLRTVGELLAPYRNQPGPRAATEVVPAARSAEKQHWWHVPEWSEHVCCSG, encoded by the coding sequence ATGGCGCCAGAAGGCCTCTCCCGTCGTGAACTTCTCGTGCGAGGTGGCGCGGCCGCGGCCGCGCTGACCGTGGCCGGAGCGGGGGTCGCCGAGGCCGAACCGGACCTGCAGCCGGATGGCGGGCGCGCCGGCGTGGTGCTGCGGGAGGGCACGAACCTGTCCGCCGCGCTGTCGCCGGACGGCCGGTGGATCGCGGTCGACCTGGTCACCGGGATCTGGGTGCTGCCCGCCGGCGGCGGCCGCGCCCGGCGGCTCACCGACGACCTGCAGGACGCCACCCTCCCCACCTGGTCGCCGGACGGCCGCCGGCTCGTGTTCCAGTCCTACCGCGACGGCAACTTCCACCTGTACGTCATCGATGCCGCCGGGGGTACGCCCCGCAAGCTCACCGAGGGGCGGTTCGACCACCGGGAGCCGGTGTTCTCGCCGGACGGCACCAAGCTCGCCTTCAGCAGCGACCGGGACGGCAGCTACGGCATCCACTTGCTGGACCTCGCCTCCGGCGCGATCAGCACGGTGGTGTCCACCCCGGACGAAGAGGCGTCGCCGCGGTGGTCGGCCGACGGCACGAAGATCGTCTTCACCGTGAACGACACCGCCATCGACGTCGTCACCCTCGCCACCGGCGCCCGCACCCGCCTGGTCACCGCGACCGGCGCCGACAAGCTCTACGGCCCCGCGTTCGGTCCCGGCGGGCAGCCCAGCTACCTGCGGCTGCGGGGCGCCGAAGCGGACCTGATGCTCGGTGACGAGCAGCTGACCAAGGGCGAGGACGTCTTCGGCTTCGCCGCGAACTGGTCCGGGTCCGCCGTGCTCTACACCGCCGACGGGCACATCCGGTGGCGCGAACAGTCCGGCGCCGTCAAGGACATCCCGTTCGAAGCGGGGGTGTCCACGGCCCCGCGTGATTACCGACGGCGGGTCCGTGACCTGGACTCGCCCGCGCCGAAGCCGGTCCGGGGCATCGCCAGTCCGGTGGTGTCGCGGGACGGCAAGCGGATCGCGTTCCGGGCCCTCAACGCGATCTACGTCGTCGCGGCCGGCGGGGGCCGGCCACAGCGGCTGATCGGCGACGGTTACTTCAACTCCGACCCGGACTTCCACCCGGACGGGACGAAGCTGCTCTACACGAGCGACCGGCTCGGCACCGCCGACCTGTGGCTGCACGACCTCGGCACCGGCACGGACACCGTTCTCACGCAACTGGCGGGCGCCCAGGTCGCGCCGCGGTGGTCGCCGGACGGCGGCCGCGTGGCCTACGCCGACCAGGACGGCGCCACGTGGATCCACGACGTGGCCTCGAACAGTGCCCAGCAGGTGACGCCGCCGCTGTTCATGCCGGGCCGGCCCACCTGGTCGCCCGACGGGTCGGTCCTCGCGCTGGCCGCGGTCAAGCCGTACTCGAAGCGCTACCGCGAGGGCACGAGCCAGATCCTCACGGTCGACCTGAAGACCCACGAACTCCGCTACGCCGAGCCGATGCCGTTCCGCTCGTTCGCCACCCGCGGCGACGACGGTCCACTGTGGTCACCCGACGGCCGGTACCTCGCGTTCACGGTCGAGAGCGTCGCCTGGATCGCCCCGGTCGACGGCACCGGCCGGCTGATCGGCGCGCCGAGGCAGGTCACCCACGACGTCACGGATTCCCTGGCCTGGCAGGGAAACGACACGCTCGTGTACCTGTCGAAGGGCCGGCTCAAGGCGCAGAAGATCGCCGGCGGCGAGCCGCGAACGATCCGGCTCGACTTCACCTGGGCCCGCCCGCGGCCACCGCGTCCGACCGTCATCCACGTCGGCGCGGCGTGGGACGGCGTCGCCCGGACGCTGCGGCGCAACGTCGACATCGTCGTCGACGGTGGCCGGATCGCCGACGTCCGGCCGCATCGGGCCGCCCCCGGGACCGTCGACGCGCACGACCTGACCGCCATGCCCGGGCTCGTCGACATCCACAACCACTGGCACCTGCGCGGCCGGCAGTGGGGTGACCGGCAGGGGCGGCTGTGGCTGTCCTACGGCATCACCACGACCCGCTCGCCCGGCGACCCGGTGTACCAGATGCTGGAGACGCGCGAGGCGCTGGAATCCGGAAACCGGGTCGGGCCGAGGTACTTCGGTACCGGAGAAGCCATCGACGGCTCCCGGATCTACTACAACTTCATGCGGCCGACCCTGTCGCCGGAGCAGCTGAACCTGGAGCTGTCCCGCGCGGTCGAGCTCGAGTACGACATGATCAAGACGTACGTCCGGCTGCCCGTGGCCTCCCAGCAGGCCGTGGTCCGGGCCGCGCACGGGGCGGGCATCCCGCTGTCGTCGCACTACCTGTACCCGGCGGCGAACATCGGCATGGACGCGATGGAGCACACCGGCGCCACCAACCGGCTCGGGTACTCGCACACCGTCAGCCGGATCGGCCGGTCCTACCAGGACGCCGTCTCCCTGTTCGTCCGCTCGGGGATGTCGATCACGCCGACGTTGTTCACCTCCAGGGCGCTGTACGCGGACGACAAGTCGCTCGTGACCGACGAGCGCACCGAGGTCCTCTTCCCGCCGTGGGAGTACCAGCTGCTCAAGACCACGGCGGACACCGCGGGCAACCCGGAGAACGCCTACCTGCGCCAGGCCCTCGCCGGGAACGTCGACATGGTGCTGCGGATCCACCGGGCGGGCGGGTTCGTGGTCACCGGCACGGACTCGCCGTTGGACAACGTGGCCGTCTCCACCCACCAGAACCTGCGGGCCATGGTCGCGTTCGGGTTCACGCCGTACGAGGCGCTCACCACCGCCACCCGCAACCCGGCGCGGTGGCTGGGTCTCGAAGACCGGATCGGTGTGCTCAAGCCGGGTGCGTACGCCGATCTGTCGCTCGTCAGCGGCAACCCGTTGCAGGACATCAAGGCGGCCGCGAACGTCCGCAGCGTGCTGGTCGGCGGGGTGCTGCGGACGGTCGGCGAGCTGCTGGCGCCCTACCGGAACCAGCCGGGGCCACGGGCGGCCACCGAGGTGGTGCCCGCGGCCCGATCGGCGGAGAAGCAGCACTGGTGGCACGTTCCGGAGTGGTCGGAACACGTGTGCTGCTCGGGCTGA
- a CDS encoding PhoH family protein, producing MYVLDTSVLLSDPWAVTRFAEHAVVLPLVVISELEAKRHHPELGWFARESLRMLDDLRRQYGRLDAPLPIGDHGGTLQVELNHSDPSVLPSGFRTDSNDHRILACALNLAAENAAVTLVTKDIPLRVKAGAVGLEADEYRAQEVTPSGWTGMADVDVEQDVLDTLFGGSTVDPVEYGMDELAELPCHTGLRLLAGSSSALGRITADKRIRLVRGDREAFGLHGRSAEQRVALDLLLDSDVGIVSLGGRAGTGKSALALCAGLEAVMERRQHRKVVVFRPVYAVGGQDLGYLPGSESEKMQPWAQAVFDTLGALVSQDVLDEVFDRGMLEVLPLTHIRGRSLHDTFVIVDEAQSLERNVLLTVLSRLGTASRVVLTHDVAQRDNLRVGRHDGVSAVIEKLKGHPLFAHVTLTRSERSPIAALVTEMLEDHG from the coding sequence ATGTACGTGCTCGACACGTCGGTCCTCCTTTCGGACCCGTGGGCGGTCACTCGGTTCGCCGAGCACGCTGTCGTGCTTCCGCTGGTCGTCATCAGTGAACTGGAGGCGAAGCGCCACCACCCGGAGCTCGGCTGGTTCGCCCGGGAATCCCTGCGCATGCTCGACGACCTGCGCCGGCAGTACGGCAGGCTCGACGCGCCGCTCCCGATCGGGGATCACGGCGGCACGCTGCAGGTGGAGCTGAACCACTCGGACCCGTCGGTGCTCCCGTCCGGGTTCCGGACCGACTCCAACGACCACCGCATCCTCGCCTGCGCGCTGAACCTGGCGGCGGAGAACGCGGCGGTCACGCTGGTGACGAAGGACATCCCGCTGCGGGTCAAGGCCGGGGCCGTCGGTCTCGAGGCGGACGAGTACCGCGCGCAGGAAGTGACGCCGTCCGGCTGGACCGGCATGGCGGACGTCGACGTCGAGCAGGACGTGCTCGACACGTTGTTCGGCGGCAGCACCGTCGACCCGGTCGAATACGGCATGGACGAGCTCGCCGAGCTGCCCTGCCACACCGGGCTGCGGCTGCTCGCGGGCAGCTCCAGCGCGCTCGGGCGGATCACGGCGGACAAGCGCATCCGGCTCGTCCGGGGCGACCGCGAGGCGTTCGGCCTGCACGGCCGCAGCGCCGAGCAGCGCGTCGCGCTCGACCTGCTGCTCGACTCCGACGTCGGGATCGTGTCGCTGGGCGGCCGGGCCGGCACCGGCAAGTCGGCGCTCGCCCTCTGCGCCGGCCTCGAGGCGGTGATGGAACGCCGTCAGCACCGCAAGGTCGTGGTGTTCCGGCCGGTCTACGCGGTCGGCGGTCAGGACCTCGGCTACCTGCCCGGGTCCGAGAGCGAGAAGATGCAGCCGTGGGCGCAGGCGGTGTTCGACACCCTCGGCGCGCTGGTCAGCCAGGACGTCCTCGACGAGGTCTTCGACCGCGGCATGCTCGAGGTGCTCCCGCTGACGCACATCCGCGGCCGGTCGCTGCACGACACGTTCGTGATCGTCGACGAGGCGCAGTCGCTGGAGCGCAACGTCCTGCTCACGGTGCTTTCGCGGCTCGGCACGGCGTCACGGGTGGTGCTCACGCACGACGTCGCCCAGCGTGACAACCTGCGCGTCGGACGGCACGACGGCGTCTCGGCGGTGATCGAGAAGCTCAAGGGCCACCCGCTGTTCGCGCACGTCACGCTGACGCGCTCGGAGCGGTCGCCGATCGCCGCCCTGGTCACCGAGATGCTGGAGGACCACGGCTGA
- a CDS encoding isoprenyl transferase gives MSVRSFLSDVVYSAYGRRLIQQAAGRHPRHIAIMLDGNRRWAREAGFTDVSDGHRAGAKKIADFLSWCQEADVEVVTMWLLSTDNLNRDPDELTPLLKIITDVTDELAGPGTAWQLRIVGALDLLPAEVAKRLSEAAARTEGRTGMEVNIAVGYGGRQEIADAVRKLLRQHADEGTSIHELAKILDVDHISEHLYTSGQPDPDLIIRTSGEQRLSGFLLWQSAHSEFWFTEAYWPAFRRVDFLRAIRDYAWRHRRFGS, from the coding sequence GTGAGTGTTCGCTCCTTCTTGTCCGACGTCGTGTACAGCGCCTACGGCAGGCGCCTCATCCAGCAGGCCGCCGGGCGGCATCCCCGGCACATCGCCATCATGCTCGACGGCAACCGCCGGTGGGCCCGTGAAGCGGGCTTCACGGACGTTTCGGACGGCCACCGCGCCGGGGCCAAGAAGATCGCGGACTTCCTGAGCTGGTGCCAGGAGGCCGACGTCGAGGTCGTCACCATGTGGCTGCTGTCCACCGACAACCTCAACCGCGACCCGGACGAGCTCACGCCGCTGCTGAAGATCATCACCGACGTCACCGACGAGCTCGCCGGGCCGGGTACGGCGTGGCAGCTGCGGATCGTCGGCGCGCTCGACCTGCTCCCCGCCGAGGTCGCCAAGCGGCTGAGCGAAGCCGCCGCCCGGACTGAGGGGCGGACCGGGATGGAGGTCAACATCGCGGTCGGCTACGGCGGGCGCCAGGAAATCGCGGACGCGGTGCGCAAGCTGCTGCGGCAGCACGCCGACGAGGGAACGTCCATTCACGAGCTGGCGAAGATCCTCGACGTCGACCACATCTCCGAGCACCTCTACACCTCGGGCCAGCCGGACCCCGACCTCATCATCCGCACCTCGGGCGAGCAACGGCTCTCCGGCTTCCTGCTGTGGCAGTCCGCGCACTCGGAGTTCTGGTTCACCGAGGCGTACTGGCCCGCCTTCCGCCGCGTCGACTTCCTGCGTGCCATCCGCGACTACGCGTGGCGCCACCGCCGGTTCGGCTCGTAA
- the trhA gene encoding PAQR family membrane homeostasis protein TrhA → MDLRPRLRGHIHFWTFFGALVAAAALITLAASTVSPVAALATSVYGLTVLGLFGVSALYHRRFWSPRAYKWMKRADHSMIFLFIAGTYTPFTLLAMSKPTGYVILSIVWGGAIAGVALKMLWPNAPRWLGVPIYIALGWVAVFVFPELASHAGVGALVLLCVGGLFYTLGAVFYAVKWPNHWPETFGYHEFFHACTVLAAVSHYIAIWLAMYA, encoded by the coding sequence GTGGACCTCCGCCCCCGGCTGCGCGGGCACATCCACTTCTGGACGTTCTTCGGCGCGTTGGTCGCGGCAGCGGCGCTCATCACCCTGGCGGCGTCCACAGTGTCCCCGGTCGCCGCGTTGGCGACGTCGGTCTACGGCCTGACGGTCCTCGGCTTGTTCGGCGTGAGCGCGCTGTACCACCGCCGGTTCTGGAGCCCCCGCGCGTACAAGTGGATGAAGCGTGCGGACCACTCGATGATCTTCCTGTTCATCGCTGGGACGTATACGCCGTTCACGTTGTTGGCGATGTCGAAGCCGACTGGGTACGTGATCCTGTCGATCGTCTGGGGTGGGGCGATCGCCGGTGTGGCGTTGAAGATGCTGTGGCCCAATGCGCCGCGGTGGCTCGGGGTGCCGATCTATATTGCGCTTGGGTGGGTCGCGGTTTTCGTGTTCCCCGAGCTGGCTTCGCATGCCGGGGTCGGGGCGCTCGTGCTGCTGTGCGTGGGTGGGTTGTTTTATACGCTTGGTGCGGTTTTTTATGCCGTCAAGTGGCCGAACCACTGGCCTGAGACCTTTGGTTACCACGAGTTCTTCCACGCTTGCACGGTGTTGGCTGCTGTGTCGCACTACATTGCGATTTGGCTGGCCATGTACGCCTAG
- a CDS encoding carboxymuconolactone decarboxylase family protein, whose protein sequence is MEARLNMFENEVTGKFVKRLIAASRPVEESSLPKATQELVKIRASQINGCGMCLDMHTKDAAAAGETAVRLAMVAAWREAVVFTEAERAALALTEEGTRLADAHTGVSDETWAAVRKHFDDEQIGALVALVATINAWNRLNVIARNPAGEYQPGMFG, encoded by the coding sequence ATGGAAGCGCGGCTCAACATGTTCGAGAACGAGGTCACCGGCAAGTTCGTCAAGCGCCTGATCGCGGCGTCGCGGCCGGTCGAAGAGTCGTCGCTGCCGAAGGCGACGCAGGAGCTGGTGAAGATCCGCGCGAGCCAGATCAACGGCTGCGGGATGTGCCTCGACATGCACACGAAGGACGCGGCGGCGGCCGGCGAGACGGCGGTCCGCCTGGCGATGGTGGCGGCGTGGCGCGAAGCGGTGGTGTTCACCGAGGCGGAGCGCGCGGCCCTGGCGCTGACGGAGGAGGGCACCCGCCTGGCGGACGCGCACACCGGCGTCAGCGACGAAACGTGGGCCGCGGTGCGCAAGCACTTCGACGACGAGCAGATCGGGGCGCTGGTCGCACTGGTGGCGACGATCAACGCGTGGAACCGGCTGAACGTGATCGCCCGCAACCCGGCGGGGGAGTACCAGCCGGGGATGTTCGGCTGA
- a CDS encoding DUF2382 domain-containing protein, with protein sequence MARTMQPEELIDSAVVDPDGNKIGKVGNVYLADATHQPEWITVKTGLFGTKESFVPLSGARTDKDGIHVQVDKDSVSEAPRIDADGHLSPEESTQLYQHYGLPVPRTSSDGRPDGRMDRGPAVPGGRGKRDDRAAMTRSEERLNVGTEQVETGHVRLRKYVVTEEQQVTVPVRHEEVRVEREPITRADGTAEIGEAEQDVILHAEKPVVRKETVPVERARLRTETVSDEQTVSGKVRKEQFEVTDDDRKHRRS encoded by the coding sequence ATGGCCAGGACCATGCAGCCCGAAGAACTCATCGACAGCGCCGTGGTCGACCCCGACGGCAACAAGATCGGGAAGGTCGGCAACGTCTACCTCGCCGACGCGACGCACCAGCCCGAGTGGATCACCGTCAAGACCGGCCTCTTCGGCACCAAGGAAAGCTTCGTCCCGCTCTCCGGGGCGCGCACGGACAAGGACGGCATCCACGTCCAGGTGGACAAGGACAGCGTCTCCGAGGCGCCCCGCATCGACGCCGACGGGCACCTTTCGCCCGAAGAGAGCACGCAGCTCTACCAGCACTACGGCCTGCCGGTGCCGCGCACCTCATCGGACGGACGGCCGGACGGGCGGATGGACCGCGGGCCGGCCGTCCCGGGCGGGCGCGGCAAGCGCGACGACCGCGCCGCCATGACGCGCTCCGAGGAACGGCTGAACGTCGGCACCGAGCAGGTCGAGACCGGGCACGTCCGGCTGCGCAAGTACGTCGTCACCGAGGAGCAGCAGGTCACCGTGCCGGTCCGGCACGAAGAGGTGCGCGTCGAACGGGAGCCGATCACCCGCGCCGACGGGACGGCGGAGATCGGCGAGGCCGAGCAGGACGTCATCCTGCACGCCGAGAAACCCGTGGTGCGCAAGGAAACCGTCCCGGTCGAGCGGGCGCGCCTGCGGACCGAGACGGTCAGCGACGAGCAGACCGTGTCCGGCAAGGTCCGCAAGGAGCAGTTCGAAGTCACCGACGACGACCGGAAGCACCGCCGCTCCTGA
- a CDS encoding acyl-CoA dehydrogenase: protein MDVPEVPSKVDPDALTAVLDGRWAELRRGVRAQMAGAEFRDPVDLGIEAHRAQVLDQLRALAETDRPGLGFDPAYGGGGDVGGSVTSFEMLGYGDLSLMVKAGVQWGLFGGAVQLLGTERHHERYLRGIMDLDVLGCFAMTEHGHGSDVQHLRTTATFADGGFVIDTPDAMARKEYIGNAARDGRLAVVFAQLVTGGESRGVHAFLVPIRDDDGKPMPGVSIEDCGSKAGLNGVDNGRLSFDNVRVPREALLNRFGDVAEDGTYSSPIESDSRRFFTMLGTLIRGRVSVAGSAGSATKRALTLAIRYGEVRRQFAKPDGDEVVVLDYLAHQRKLLPALAKTYALHFAQEELVSKLHDIDASAPEEDQRELESRAAGLKALGTWHATSAIQTAREACGGAGYLAENVLPGLKADTDVFTTFEGDNTVLLQLVAKGLLTSYKQDFEDLSPLATARFFTDQVVNTLLERTSVRKALESLTEGSDAEVFFRREWQLRLLEDREDHVVEGVAKRLRKAAADPFGVFNSAQDHVLRAGRVHVERLVLEAFTAAVERCDDPDARTLLERVCDLYALSAIEEDLAWFLGHGRLTASRAKAVTSAVNRLCSELRPHARTLVDAFAIPEQFLAAPMLTS, encoded by the coding sequence GTGGACGTCCCCGAAGTGCCCTCCAAGGTGGATCCGGACGCACTGACCGCCGTCCTCGACGGTCGCTGGGCCGAGCTGCGCCGCGGGGTGCGGGCGCAGATGGCCGGCGCGGAGTTCCGGGACCCGGTGGACCTCGGCATCGAGGCGCACCGCGCCCAGGTGCTCGACCAGCTGCGTGCGCTCGCCGAGACCGACCGGCCCGGCCTGGGCTTCGACCCGGCGTACGGCGGCGGTGGCGACGTCGGCGGCTCGGTGACCTCGTTCGAGATGCTCGGCTACGGCGACCTGTCGCTGATGGTGAAGGCCGGCGTCCAGTGGGGCCTGTTCGGCGGCGCCGTCCAGCTGCTCGGCACCGAGCGGCACCACGAGCGGTACCTGCGCGGGATCATGGACCTCGACGTGCTGGGCTGCTTCGCCATGACCGAGCACGGCCACGGTTCCGACGTCCAGCACCTGCGCACCACGGCGACCTTCGCCGACGGCGGGTTCGTCATCGACACACCGGATGCGATGGCCCGCAAGGAATACATCGGCAACGCGGCCCGCGACGGCCGGCTGGCGGTGGTGTTCGCGCAGCTGGTCACCGGCGGCGAATCACGCGGCGTGCACGCGTTCCTCGTGCCGATCCGGGACGACGACGGCAAGCCGATGCCGGGAGTGTCCATCGAGGACTGCGGGTCGAAGGCGGGCCTCAACGGTGTCGACAATGGACGGTTGAGCTTCGATAACGTCCGGGTGCCGCGCGAAGCCCTGCTGAACCGCTTCGGCGACGTCGCCGAAGACGGGACGTACTCCAGCCCGATCGAAAGCGACAGCCGCCGGTTCTTCACGATGCTGGGCACGCTGATCCGCGGCCGGGTGAGCGTCGCGGGCAGCGCGGGCAGCGCCACGAAACGCGCGCTGACGCTGGCGATCCGCTACGGCGAGGTCCGCCGCCAGTTCGCGAAGCCGGACGGCGACGAGGTCGTCGTCCTGGACTACCTGGCCCACCAGCGGAAACTCCTGCCGGCGCTGGCGAAGACCTACGCGCTGCACTTCGCGCAGGAAGAGCTGGTCTCGAAGCTGCACGACATCGATGCGTCGGCGCCCGAAGAGGACCAGCGCGAGCTGGAGTCGCGCGCCGCCGGGCTGAAGGCGCTCGGAACGTGGCACGCGACGTCGGCGATCCAGACCGCGCGCGAGGCGTGCGGCGGCGCGGGCTACCTGGCGGAGAACGTGCTGCCCGGCCTGAAGGCGGACACCGACGTCTTCACGACGTTCGAGGGCGACAACACGGTGCTGCTGCAGCTGGTCGCGAAGGGCCTGCTGACCAGCTACAAGCAGGACTTCGAGGACCTTTCGCCGCTGGCGACGGCCCGGTTCTTCACCGACCAGGTGGTCAACACGCTCCTGGAGCGGACCTCGGTGCGCAAGGCGCTCGAGTCGCTCACCGAAGGGTCCGACGCGGAGGTGTTCTTCCGCCGCGAATGGCAGCTGCGGCTGCTCGAGGACCGCGAAGACCACGTCGTCGAAGGGGTGGCGAAGCGCCTGCGCAAGGCGGCGGCCGACCCGTTCGGCGTGTTCAACTCGGCGCAGGACCACGTGCTGCGCGCGGGCCGCGTCCACGTCGAGCGCCTGGTGCTGGAGGCGTTCACGGCGGCCGTCGAGCGCTGCGACGATCCGGACGCCCGCACGCTGCTGGAGCGCGTCTGCGACCTGTACGCGCTGTCGGCGATCGAAGAGGACCTGGCGTGGTTCCTGGGCCACGGCCGCCTGACGGCGTCGCGCGCGAAGGCCGTCACGTCGGCGGTGAACCGGCTGTGCTCGGAGCTGCGTCCGCACGCGCGCACGCTGGTGGACGCGTTCGCGATCCCGGAGCAGTTCCTCGCGGCGCCGATGCTCACATCCTGA
- a CDS encoding glycosyl hydrolase family 28 protein, with amino-acid sequence MDGRFTRRQLIKGGLAVAAVPLLPAVASAAPRIDVPTLPWPAANDIVANTTIPVFPDRRFPITGYGAKNDGKTDNTAAIAKAIDACVAAGGGHVIVPGGGSFLTGAIRLKSNVDLHLEAGSVLKFSGDAAKFPNVLTRYEGIECVNHSPMIYAYQEKNIGLTGSGTLDAAATSSWNKGSDRAYLETLVAKGTPPEKRVVPGSGHTMRSAFVEPYACENVLIQGITLKNSMFWQLHPTLCRNVTVDGVSTDPSTAHSNTDGCDPESCDHVVIANCTLGAHDDNIAIKSGRDADGRRVNVPCQNLVVVNCVMNGNWGAITCGSEQTGGIRNVYAYKLTVKGDTKFALYVKSNTLRGGFSENINLDSVSGTFARNFVYVTSTYNSQTGSYVPSFGPFTISNCSSTKIAGKTFDVSGLSNAHVHGFAVANSTFKGVSDTSNTLKYVDNARFTNVTVNGKPI; translated from the coding sequence ATGGACGGCAGGTTCACCCGGCGGCAGCTGATCAAGGGCGGCCTCGCGGTGGCGGCGGTGCCGCTGCTCCCGGCCGTCGCTTCGGCGGCGCCCCGCATCGACGTTCCCACGCTCCCGTGGCCAGCGGCGAACGACATCGTCGCGAACACGACGATTCCCGTGTTCCCGGATCGCAGGTTCCCGATCACCGGTTACGGCGCGAAGAACGACGGCAAGACCGACAACACCGCGGCGATCGCGAAGGCGATCGACGCCTGTGTCGCGGCCGGCGGCGGGCACGTGATCGTGCCGGGCGGCGGGAGTTTCCTGACCGGCGCCATCCGGCTCAAGAGCAACGTCGACCTGCACCTGGAAGCCGGCTCGGTGCTCAAGTTCAGCGGTGACGCGGCGAAGTTCCCCAACGTCCTGACGCGCTACGAAGGCATCGAGTGCGTCAACCACTCGCCGATGATCTACGCCTACCAGGAAAAGAACATCGGCCTCACCGGCAGCGGCACGCTCGACGCGGCGGCCACGTCGTCGTGGAACAAGGGCAGCGACCGGGCGTACCTGGAAACGTTGGTGGCCAAGGGAACCCCGCCGGAGAAGCGGGTGGTGCCGGGCTCGGGGCACACCATGCGGTCGGCGTTCGTCGAGCCGTACGCCTGCGAGAACGTGCTGATCCAGGGCATCACCCTGAAGAACTCCATGTTCTGGCAGCTGCACCCGACGCTGTGCCGCAACGTCACGGTCGACGGCGTCAGCACCGACCCCAGCACCGCGCACAGCAACACCGACGGCTGCGACCCGGAATCGTGCGACCACGTCGTCATCGCGAACTGCACCCTCGGCGCGCACGACGACAACATCGCCATCAAGTCCGGCCGCGACGCCGACGGGCGCCGGGTGAACGTCCCGTGCCAGAACCTCGTCGTGGTGAACTGCGTGATGAACGGCAACTGGGGCGCGATCACCTGCGGCAGCGAGCAGACCGGCGGAATCCGCAACGTCTACGCGTACAAGCTCACCGTGAAGGGTGACACGAAGTTCGCCCTGTACGTGAAGTCCAACACGCTTCGTGGCGGGTTCTCCGAGAACATCAACCTCGACAGCGTTTCCGGCACGTTCGCGCGGAACTTCGTGTACGTGACATCGACGTACAACAGTCAGACCGGCAGCTACGTCCCGTCGTTCGGGCCGTTCACGATCAGCAACTGTTCGAGCACGAAGATCGCGGGCAAGACGTTCGACGTCAGCGGGCTTTCGAACGCCCACGTGCACGGGTTCGCCGTGGCGAACTCCACGTTTAAGGGCGTGTCGGACACGTCGAACACGCTGAAGTACGTGGACAACGCCCGCTTCACGAACGTGACGGTCAACGGCAAGCCGATCTGA